In one Juglans regia cultivar Chandler chromosome 11, Walnut 2.0, whole genome shotgun sequence genomic region, the following are encoded:
- the LOC109004141 gene encoding ADP-ribosylation factor 2-like, whose amino-acid sequence MGLSFTKLFSRLFAKKEMRILMVGLDAAGKTTILYKLKLGEIVTTIPTIGFNVETVEYKNISFTVWDVGGQDKIRPLWRHYFQNTQGFIFVVDSNDRDRVVEARDELHRMLNEDELRDAVLLVFVNKQDLPNAMNTAEITDKLGLHSLRQRHWYIQSTCATSGEGLYEGLDLLTNNIANKA is encoded by the exons ATGGGGCTGTCTTTCACCAAGCTTTTCAGTCGTCTGTTTGCTAAGAAGGAGATGCGTATACTCATGGTGGGTCTTGATGCTGCTGGTAAGACCACCATTCTTTATAAGCTCAAGCTGGGAGAGATTGTCACCACCATTCCTACCATTG GATTTAATGTGGAGACTGTGGAATATAAGAACATCAGCTTCACCGTCTGGGATGTTGGTGGTCAGGACAAG ATCCGTCCTTTGTGGAGACATTACTTCCAAAACACCCAAGGATTTATATTTGTGGTCGATAGCAACGACCGAGACCGTGTAGTTGAAGCTAGGGATGAGCTGCACAGAATGTTAAATGAG GATGAGTTGAGGGATGCAGTGCTGCTAGTGTTTGTAAACAAGCAAGATCTCCCTAATGCCATGAATACTGCTGAGATAACTGATAAGCTTGGCCTTCACTCCCTCCGTCAACGTCACTG GTATATCCAGAGCACATGTGCCACTTCTGGTGAAGGGCTCTATGAGGGACTTGACTTGCTCACGAACAATATTGCCAATAAG GCATAG
- the LOC108988570 gene encoding putative pentatricopeptide repeat-containing protein At1g02420, which produces MMIIIGKHKPLQSCILAQLRMMIIIPRCLSFQPQFRYAPTLPLLSRLFCSENQSLNDDVERVFRVIDSSTSSKNLQQSLKSCGVFLSNDLIDKVLKRVRFSHGNPIHALEFFNYTGNRRGFYHSTFSLDTMLYILGRSRMFDKIWDVLIEMRQKDRSLISPRTVMVVLARVAKVCSVRQTVESFRRFKKLVPEFDTGCFNALLRTLCQEKSMSDARNVYHSLKHEFRPNLQTFNILLSGWKSTEEAEGFFGEMREIGVIPDVVSYNCLVDVYCKGREVDKAYNVVEKMRSEDITPDVITYTSLIGGLGLIGQPDKAKEILKEMKEYGCYPDVAAYNAAIRNYCIAKRLGEAYKLMDEMISKGLNPNSTTYNLFFRIFYWSNDLPGSWKLYRRMMDTGCLPNTQSCMFLIRLFKRQEKVEMALLLWDDMVEKGFGSYILVSDVLFDLLCDMGKLVEAERCFLQMVEKGHKPSLVSFKRIKVLMELANKHEALQNLSEKMAIFGRLIHVPKCVGSATETLDLDLLPVNRILKN; this is translated from the coding sequence ATGATGATTATTATTGGCAAACACAAACCTCTTCAAAGCTGTATATTGGCACAGCTGAGGATGATGATTATTATTCCTAGGTGCCTCTCCTTTCAACCGCAATTCAGGTATGCTCCCACACTCCCATTACTCTCTCGGCTGTTTTGCTCCGAAAACCAATCCCTTAACGACGACGTTGAGAGGGTCTTTCGTGTGATCGATAGCTCTACCTCTTCAAAAAACTTGCAGCAGTCGTTGAAATCTTGTGGGGTTTTCCTCTCTAACGACTTGATTGATAAGGTCCTGAAAAGGGTCAGGTTCAGCCACGGAAACCCAATCCATGCCTTGgaatttttcaattatactGGTAATAGGAGAGGGTTTTATCACAGTACTTTTTCGTTGGATACAATGCTTTATATACTGGGTAGAAGCCgaatgtttgataaaatttgGGATGTTTTAATTGAAATGCGGCAAAAGGATCGATCTTTGATATCCCCGCGTACTGTCATGGTGGTTTTAGCTAGAGTTGCTAAGGTATGTTCCGTTAGGCAGACTGTGGAGTCTTTTAGAAGGTTCAAGAAGCTCGTACCCGAGTTTGATACTGGCTGCTTTAATGCGCTTTTAAGGACTTTGTGTCAAGAGAAGAGTATGTCGGATGCGAGGAATGTTTATCATAGTTTGAAGCACGAGTTTAGACCAAATTTGCAgacttttaatatattgttgtCAGGGTGGAAGTCCACGGAGGAGGCAGAAGGGTTCTTTGGAGAGATGAGGGAAATTGGTGTGATACCAGATGTTGTTTCGTATAATTGTTTGGTTGATGTATATTGCAAGGGGAGAGAAGTGGACAAGGCTTATAATGTGGTTGAGAAGATGCGAAGTGAGGATATAACTCCGGATGTGATCACGTATACTAGTCTTATTGGAGGATTGGGGTTGATTGGTCAGCCCGATAAGGCTAAAGAGATCttgaaggaaatgaaggaaTATGGGTGTTACCCGGATGTTGCAGCGTATAATGCTGCTATAAGAAATTATTGTATTGCAAAGAGGCTTGGCGAAGCCTATAAATTGATGGATGAGATGATAAGTAAGGGTTTAAATCCAAATTCAACTACATACAATTTGTTCTTCAGAATTTTCTACTGGTCAAATGATTTGCCAGGTTCCTGGAAATTGTACCGGAGGATGATGGATACCGGATGTTTGCCAAATACACAGTCTTGCATGTTCCTAATTAGGTTGTTTAAGAGGCAGGAAAAGGTCGAGATGGCACTACTGTTGTGGGATGACATGGTGGAGAAGGGTTTTGGGTCATATATCTTGGTATCTGATGTATTGTTTGATTTGCTATGTGATATGGGAAAGTTGGTGGAAGCAGAAAGGTGTTTTCTGCAGATGGTAGAGAAGGGGCACAAGCCAAGCCTTGTTTCTTTCAAAAGGATCAAGGTGCTCATGGAACTTGCAAACAAGCATGAAGCCCTGCAGAATTTGTCAGAGAAAATGGCCATTTTTGGGCGTTTGATCCATGTTCCTAAATGTGTAGGCAGCGCAACAGAGACATTAGATTTGGACTTACTTCCAGTGAACCGTATACTTAAAAACTGA
- the LOC109015717 gene encoding galactinol synthase 1-like produces MAPELVPSAMKPAGYCTRPVTVPSRAYVTFLAGNGDYVKGVVGLAKGLRKVKTPYPLVVAVLPDVPEEHRRILLSQGCIVREIDPVYPPDNQTQFAMAYYVINYSKLRIWEFVEYSKMIYLDGDIQVFENIDHLFDLPDGYLYAVMDCFCEKTWSHTPQYKIGYCQQCPEKVKWPARGFGQPTSLYFNAGMFVYEPSLSMYEDLLKTLKITPSTPFAEQDFLNVYFREIYKPIPLVYNLVLAMLWRHPENVELDKVKVVHYCAAGSKPWRYTGKEDNMQREDIKVLVKKWRDIYNDESLDYKKPPTPAATATATVGEAEAVNMQPFLAALSEAGAVQFVTAPSAA; encoded by the exons aTGGCTCCTGAGCTCGTTCCGTCGGCTATGAAACCCGCCGGGTACTGCACGAGACCCGTGACCGTGCCGAGCAGAGCCTACGTGACTTTCCTGGCCGGTAACGGAGACTACGTGAAGGGCGTCGTGGGGCTTGCCAAAGGGTTGAGGAAGGTCAAAACGCCGTATCCTCTGGTCGTCGCGGTGCTTCCCGACGTGCCGGAGGAGCACCGTCGGATCCTGCTCTCTCAGGGCTGCATAGTCCGCGAGATCGACCCCGTTTACCCGCCGGATAACCAGACCCAGTTCGCCATGGCCTACTACGTCATCAACTACTCCAAGCTCCGTATCTGGGAG TTTGTGGAATACAGTAAAATGATATACTTGGACGGGGACATCCAGGTGTTTGAGAACATCGACCACCTCTTTGATTTGCCGGATGGGTATTTGTACGCGGTGATGGACTGCTTTTGCGAGAAAACATGGAGTCACACCCCGCAATACAAGATCGGGTACTGCCAGCAGTGCCCTGAAAAGGTCAAGTGGCCAGCCCGCGGATTCGGCCAGCCAACGTCGCTCTACTTCAACGCCGGTATGTTCGTTTACGAACCCAGTTTATCCATGTACGAGGACCTCTTGAAGACCCTAAAAATCACACCCTCCACTCCATTTGCTGAACAG GACTTCTTAAACGTGTACTTCAGAGAGATTTACAAGCCTATCCCACTCGTTTACAATCTCGTACTTGCTATGTTGTGGAGACACCCGGAAAATGTGGAGCTTGACAAAGTGAAAGTTGTTCACTACTGTGCAGCG GGATCAAAGCCGTGGAGGTATACAGGGAAAGAAGATAACATGCAGAGAGAGGACATTAAGGTGCTAGTGAAGAAGTGGAGGGATATATACAATGATGAATCATTGGACTACAAGAAGCCGCCGACGCCAGCGGCGACAGCTACGGCTACGGTTGGTGAGGCAGAGGCAGTCAACATGCAGCCGTTCTTGGCTGCTCTTTCGGAGGCCGGCGCCGTTCAGTTTGTGACAGCACCATCAGCGGCTTAG